DNA sequence from the Pedobacter sp. W3I1 genome:
AGCCACTGATCAATACCAGTGGCTTTATTTCCCAAAACAGTTTCCTGTTTATTTTGCGCTGTTCTTTTTCTCGGTAACCTCAGCCCTGATCTCCTGAGCAAGGTTTTTTAAATCCTGCATGGCTTTACGTACACGTGTACCGGCTGCACCGTTTCCACCATCATAAAATTTTGCTACATCAGCTTCAACTGAAGCGATCACTTCCTGTACCTGTTTGAATTTGTCCATAATTGTTTTTTTTAAGGGCCCAAGGCCACTCGTATTAATAATTTTGTTTTAGGAAACCGTATTCCAGCCCCAAAACTAAACATTTCAGGGAGAAAGCAAAAAGAACTATTGGAAATCCGGATGCCCGGCGTCACTGCTTACTCCTATTGCATTTGTCCTCCAGAGGATAAAGCCCAATCTGCCGCAGCATTCTGCCACGAAATATTCTATATCGGCAGGAACGTCATTCACGATCCGGAAGCGGATTTTGTATTTCGGGTTATAACTAATGTAGACCACCAGGTCATCGTCTGAAAATCCCCTGCCTGACAAAGGCTTAAAATGCACCTCCTGAAGTTCCTTCGCCGTACGGACCAAACGGTCATTCATTACTTTGGCCAATGCTTTTTCGGGCTTAAAATCTGTCTCTAAAATCGCCAGTACGGTTACGGTCATCACGCAAAAATATACCGAAAAGTGAAATTATCAAGTCCTAGAATATAAGCATCTGAAAATGAGTGACAATATTTTACATTGGAATGTGCCTTTTGATTCCTTATCGCTTTTTTACCAGATGAGACAAGCTATTACTATCTCAACTGCTCCATAACAGTAGACAAAAACACCTTACATTGAAGCATAATTTCTATATTAGAAAAACAAAAAACGATACTGTGTTTAATCTCTTTAAGAAAAAAACAGCAACATTCAGCAGGAATGGCAAATAAAGGGCGCCAAATATGCCAGCGCCGTAATTTTGTATTTTAAATAGCTTAAATAAGCAAGAATTATGGTTCTTTCCCGTTTTCTCTGAAATATGCAGGTGGCCACCAATTCGATTAGCAGATGATTGTAGGTAATGAAAATTATATCAGCTTATTGAAATACTGTTTTCGCAACGGGGATAGCAGCGGATATCTGCCCTGTGCCTAAAGCCAGAGGCGTATGAGCGGATTGCCCAGCTATTGCCCGAATGGCAAAGGAATATCATAAACATAAAAAAAGCCACTGATCTATACCAGTGGTCCTAACTTGTACCTGGTTTTTTTATGCGCAAAGCTGAGGGATTTTCACCAAAGTGCTTTTTAAATGCATGAGAAAAATGTGCGAGGGTCTCAAACCCAACCTCAATATAAATATCATTGGGCCTTCTGCCTCTTTTAGAAATAAGGTAATAGGCTTCCTGCAGACGCCTGGTTTTTATCCAGCGATGAGGCGACATATGGAATTTTTTTTCAAAATCACGTTTAAAAGTGGCTAGGCTCCTTCCGGTTAGATATGCTAACTGGGATATGGCAATATTGAATTTGAAGTTCTGGTTCATAAAGGCTTCCAGATCGATTTTTCCAGGGTCGGCATAATCAAAAAGAACATTAGCTAAATCAGGGTAATTCTTCAACAGAAGTAATACCGCTTCCTGTTTCTTCAAATTAATTAACGCTTCAGGAATAGTCTCATCAAACCATACAGATAGGGAGTGAAGAAAATTAGTTAATAGACTGTCAGTGGGAACAGGGAAGATGGCTTTGACAACCTGGTTCCCTTCCCTGCGTTCGCTCTTTCTACCTACATTGTATTCCATTAAAAAATCCCTATCCAGAACAAAGGAGATAGATTTATATGGCAAGCCATTCGAAGGATATTTTAGAAATTTCCCGAGTGTGTTCCTTTTATAAAGAAACAATTCTCCCGCTTTAAAAGTATGGTAAGTTGACCCATCAAAAGTTTCAATTTCCCTGGAAAGAACATAACATAGCAAATGCTCCTTGAAGAACGGCTCACCTACCCTGCTTTTAGCGGAGAAGCAGGAAAAAATGACACCAGACAAATCTTTTCTTTTAATCATAAACCGATAGGTAATATCATCAGGTTAGAACTATAGTGATACTTAATCGTATCATCACCATAATCTCCAAAGATAACAAGATTACCGTCCATATATAGACTGGGTCTGAAGATATTCTTCGAAACCATACCTACCAAATTCCCTGCCTATACCTGATTGCTTAAAACCTCCTGCAGGCACACCTGGGTAGTCAAAAACATTGGCAAACTCGTTGATCATTACTCCGCCTGTTTCTAATCTTTCTGCTACAGATTTAGCCCTCTCCACATTAGCTGAGCTGATCCAGCCAAAAAGCCCATAGATGGAATCGTTAGCAATCTCAATTGCCTCTTCTTCTGTTTTATATGTGACAACAGAAAGCACCGGCCCAAAGATTTCTTCCTGTGCAATTGTCATACTATTCTTTACATTGATGAAGACCGTTGGTTTAACGAAGTAGCCGTTTTCCAAACCTTCCGGCGGCCCTTCTCCACCTATCAGAAGGTCAGCGCCCTCTTCAATACCTTTTTTGATATAATTCTGCACGCGGTTGTACTGCTTTTCTGTTACCACTGCAGCGACAAAGGTATCCGGGTGATTAGCCGGACCTACTTTGATTTGCGACACTGCTTCCTTAAGGGCCCCATAAATTTCGTCTGCCCGACTTTCGGGAATTAATAATCGGGTTCCCGCAATACAGGCCTGTCCACTGTTCTGGAATGCAGCCCTTAAGGCGAACGGTATTGCTTTATTCAGGTCTACATCGTCTAAGAAAATGTGGGCCGATTTCCCGCCAAGCTCCAGGGTAACTCGTTTCATCGTTTCAGCACCATTCTTCATGATCGTTTTTCCAACTGCTGTTGAACCTGTAAATGAAACCTTGGCAACATCAGGATGTGTGGTAAGCTCATTCCCCACCACAGTGCCGAGACCGTTCACAAATATTGATGACTCCGGCAGGCAATTTAGCTGCATCAATACATTCCATAAAAACCTGAGTTTGTAATCCGCTTAGTTCACTTGGTTTAATCACCACTGTACAACCGGCAGCAATGGCAGGCGCAATCTTAATGGACATCCCAAAAATATCTTGATTCCAGGGCGTAATTAAAGCAGCAACACCTAAGGGCTTTTGTGTTACGGTTGCCCCACTAAAATCTTTGAAAAATTCTATCTCTCCAAGCAAGGATTTTGCAGCGAGATATGCGTTGGCAGCGCCTTGAACTGAAAACTTCGCAACGCCAATTGGTCGACCGCCATATTCTTCCATCATTACCTCCAGGTGCTCCTCCATCCGCGCAAGTATGGCATCACTTAGCCTTTGCAGGTACATGCTCCGCTCTTCAATTGAAGTCTTCGACCAGCTTTTAAATGCTTCTTTAGCTGCCTTAATGGCGTCTCTTGCATCTTCTTCGTTTCCGAGAGTTAACTGACCAATCACCATCTTATTTGATGGATTTATTAGGTCAAGTAATTCTTTTCCTTTTGATTGAACAAATTGTCCGTTGATATAATGATGATTGATCGTTTTCATGACTTCTGACTGTTTGAATTTCATATCAAAATTAAAACAGTACAGGCGTAAATACTTTCCGTAAAGGCTCAAATTAGTTTCTCAAAAAGCTCAGTCCTGACTAAGCGGTAAGTTGAAGTGATAATATTCCATTAAATCTGATAATTGATCCAAGTCGATCTCCATTAAATTTGCTTATTAATATCAGCAAGAAATCAATAAAGAGGATTCAAACGGTTCTTACTACCGGATGCTCTACCGGTTTGGAAAGGCAACAGCTTTCTTATCTGGGAGTCGCGGATAGAATTATTGCTACCCTGCAAAACACACAAGCTGGCAAAGACTTTGGAAAGCTCGACAGAGTTTTAGTTACCCCTTTAAATGTGCAGGACCTAGGATGAATAACGAACGTCGCTTCTCAACTCTATCGGTGTCATTGATGTCAGTTTTTTAAAGAAAGTAGAAAAATGAGATGGTTGTTCGAAACCCAGGCTGAAGGCAATCTCAGCAATGTTCCAATCCGTTTGTTTAAGTAAAATCTTTGCCTCCTGGGCGATTCTTCCAAAGATATGCTGGGTAGTTGTTTTCCCCGTGCTTTCCTTGAGCAATTTATTTAGATGATTGGCATGAATAGAAAGGCGGTCCGCAAAGTCTTGTGCTGACCTTAAACTAAGACGCTGATTCTGTGAATCGATTGGGAACTGCCTTTCCAGTAGCTCTATAAATAATGATGATACTCTAGCAGCGGCATCATGAGCATGATTGTAAGTGGTTATAGGCTGCAGTTTTTGACCGAAATGAATCAATTCCAACAAGTAGTTTCTTATGAGGTCATACTTATACAGGTAATTAGATTCTATTTCTTCTAGAATTTTTTGGAATATATCACTCAATTGCGTGGACTGCAGTTCGGTCAAATCAAAGACTGGATATCCCCCCGGTTTGAAGAGTGGAAGATCGTCGAGCACAACACCGCTCTTGCTCTGCAGTAAAAATTCTTTAGTGAAAATGCAGAAGAAACCGTTCTGATCCTCATCAAGTGGCACCCAATGATATGGGATTCTTGGCGTTGCAAATACTAAAGCATGTGCATCAATCATAGCTACCTTATCTGCATATTCCAAGCGGTTCCTTCCTGTCACCAGGCTTACTTTATAGTAACCCCGCCGGTTATACGGCATCTGACTAGGGTTATCTTTAAACCTAGTAACGAACTCCCCAAGATTAAAAATGTTGAAGTGGCCAATTTCTCTGTTAATTCCCTTTGGAAGCAGAGCCTCGTTACTCTTATCCAAAACGGATGCTGCAGAGCGGTAAAAATGTTCAAGGCTTTCCTGTTTCATATCTGGATTTGATAAGCAAATTTAAGAATTATATGGATATTACTGGAAATCGACTTGAATATGATAACCATTGGATTGATTATGATAACCTGTACATTGGAAAGGAAGGTAATTTTGTGCAATAAATAATTGATCATGATAGAAGATAAAAGAAAACAACCAGAAAATCGAAAAGACGAGGCAGTATTGATTACAGGAGCAGCCACAGGCTTTGGAAGACTTACTATGGAAACCTTATTAAAGAGTGGATACAGGGCAACTGGCACCATGCGCGACATAAATGGACGAAACAGGGAACATGCATCTGCGCTGGAGAACCTAGGGGGGTATGTTGTCGAAATGGATGTAACGAGTGATTCCAGTACGCAAAATGGAATTAATGAAGCTATTACAAAAATGGGGAAGATAGATGTAGTGATCAATAACGCCGGCATAGGCGCGTTAGGCATTCAGGAATCTTTTACCTCGGAAGATTGGAAAGCGGTGTTTGATGTTAATGTATTCGGTGTTCAGCGGGTAAACCGCGCTGTATTGCCACATTTGAAATTACGCGGCAGTGGCCTTTTGCTCCAAATAGCAAGCTGCACCGGCAGATTGTCCATCCCATTCCAAGGACCATACAGCCCTTCCAAATGGGCAGTGGAGGCTTTAGCTGAACTTTATCGAGTGGAATGCTCACAGCTGGGAATAGAATCTTGCATCATAGAACCTGGGGGATTTCCAACAGCGTTTTTAGAGCGTCTGATGAGACCTGGTGATCCCTCTCGTTTAGAATCGTATGGCGATGTCGCACAGCTTCCTGAAGGATTTTTTAACGGTTTCCAGAAAGCATTTGCAGCAAATCCTGCGCAAAACCCGCAATTAGTAGCAGATGCCGTGTTGAGTTTAATAGCGATGCCGTATGGTAAGCGTCCGTTCAGGACCGTTGTAGATAAAATGGGGCTTGCTGAACACCTAATTCCATATAATGAGCACCTGGAAAAAATTACCCAAAGCATTTATTCCATATTTGGGATTGGGCATCTTCTGGAAGTTAAAACTACTCACCCTTAACTCTACATCGATAGGATAAAGGGGTTGTAAATGCTATGGACGATTAAGCATAATCAGTAGACAATGTTGGTTTTTCAAGAATTCCTCAAAGTATCTGATTGCTGAGGCATCCATAGCTTCCCAGGTATATCTGCACCGGTTCCCAGTAGTACAATTAATGATGCCCATTACCTTCTTTTTAATTCTTTACATCCCGAATATCTCAAGTAACTTGCTGGCCAGCTCTTCGCCTTTTATATTCACTGCGATTATTTTACCTTCTTTATCAAGTAGAAAGTTTTGGGGAACCGCCTGAACCCCATATAATTTAACTACAGCATTATTCCAGAATTTAAGATCTGAAACATTGGTCCATTTCAAGCCGTCTTGTTTAATGGCATTTAACCATGCCTCTTTTTTACCAGGCTGATCGAGAGAAACACCTAATACCGTAAAGCCCTTTTGATTAAATTTATTGTAGGCTTTCACCACATTGGGGTTTTCTTCCCTACACGGTATACACCAGCTTGCCCAGAAATCTAAAAGCACATATTGACCTCTGAGAGATGAAAGTTTAATCAGTTTGCCAGCAGTATCGGTTTGTTCAAAATCGGGTGCAATTTTGCCGATAGCAGTTATTTTCATAGCCTCAATGGTGTTCTCAATATTTTTGCCATAACTGCTTTCTTTATATTTTTGGCCAAGTAATTCATATAAGGCCTGTGCATTTACAGCGGAGATATTACCTACCAAATTATTCAACAGGTAAATAGCAGCAAAAGCATCATTGTGCTGTTTTATAAATGTTTTAAGTCTTTCTGCTTCCAGCTTATTATTTTCATCATTTAACTCTTTGTAATATTTAAGTATTTCATCATAGCTCGGATTTTTCTGATTTAAATTTTTCAAAACATCAGGCCCAAATTTAGCAACCAGTTTATCTTTTATACCTTGTCTGCCAGCATTTCCAGCCGATGTAAAAGCCGAATAAAGTTCGTTCTCAGGTGCATTTTTTATTACCGAATTGCTTAAGGTTTCCATATTGGCATTTATCTGAATAATCCCAGGTTCCGAAATCAAGATTCCATATGGTGCATAACCGCCTTTCTTTTTCAGTTCGTATTTACTGTAAAACATGTACCGGGTTGGACCTTTGTAAGGCACCGCAATTTCAAATTTTCCATTAGCCACCTTTACAGAATCGTGAGCGCCCATCGCTTTATTGTATAACACTAATGTACTTCCATTGTACATTGTGTCGGTTGTACCTTTAAATACAACCACACGCTTATCGGCTTTTATCTGAGCAGATGCAAAGTTCTTAATCAATAAAGTCAGTGCACAAAAAATTATCGTTTTTACTTTCATCTCGTTATGGATTTAATAATTGGGCTAACATTTTTTCCATTTCTTCGTCTGTGCTGTGCTGTCCATCAAACCTGCCGATAATTTTTCCGTTCGGATCGATCAGGATTTTAGTAGGCAGTGCACGTACACCATATTGCTGACCAAGATCACGAGGATTATCGATTCCCTTAACAAACATCTGGGCGTTCAGTCCGCGTAAGGTTTGGGGCCAGAGATTGGTTCCGTCTTTTTCGATTGCAGCCAACCAGTTCGGCACATTTCTATCATCGTCGCCGATGCCGATCATTACAAAGTTTTTGTCCTTGTATTTTTTGTACAGATTGATCATCTGTGGCATGCTCGCTCTGCATGGAACACACCAGGTTGCCCAAAAATCAAGCAGCACATATTTTCCTTTCATGGCCGATAGTGAGAGTTCTTTTTCATCCTTATCTTTAACATTGAAATTAAAAGCAGTAGTTCCGGTTAAGCCAACTTCTCTGCTTTTAATTTCTGCAGCTAATCTTTTCCCTTCGGTACTTGCCTTTAGTTCAGGGCTAAATTTGTTGTACAGCTGCTTTATAGAATCTATACCAAAGGTAGAAGTGTAGTATTTAACACGGTCTGCGGTTACATAAGATGCGGGATTGGCGATAAAATATCTATAGCTTATTTTGGCTTCTTTTGCTTTGAGCGATTTAAGTGCAGTTTTTAATTTCAGGTCGTTTCCAGCATTTTTATCACCATGGAAGGCCGGGCCAGATAATTTATTTAGTGAATCAATAGATTTATTTATCGCTTTCGTTTTCTCATAAAGTACTTTCCAATCAAGTTGCGCAGGAGAATTAGCAATTTCCAGGTAACCATTTGGTGGGGGGACTTTTGTAATTATCATTTCCCCAGGATTTAAATATGCCGCATTTCTTTTCAGTTCCACATCCCGTTTGCCAATTACTTCCCCTTTGTGTTTAAAAACCAGATTGGAAAAAGTGGGCTGGCTGATCAACCCTTTGATCTGGAAATTTCCGTCTATCGCTGCAACACTTTCCTGGATGATTTTCCCTTGTCCGTTGATATAAATGATTGAAACAGAATCTAATGTTTTATCGTTTGTTCTGCCAACCAGGGTAAAAGATTTTAGCACTTCATTTTGCTGACCAAAACTTCTCTGTGCGCCGAAAAAGCCGAGCACTAATATTAAAAAATAGCTTGTTTTCATTGTATGTTTAAATATTTACTAACCGCCCGAAGCAATAAACTTCAGGCGGAAAATTTGGATAAACAGTTATTAATAATTCTGTGTTAAGTTTGGGTTATAAGCTGTTGCACTTTGCGGAAACGGGAAAATATAGAGTGGAGATTCTGGTCTTAAGGTATAGGTAACCCCATTTACAGTGCGTGTAATGGTTTCCTTATAGGCATCTTCGGTATTCCAGCGTTTAATGTTAAAGTAATTTTTAAAAGTATACAAGAACTCAAACCTCGCCGTTTTCTTAAGAAGGGTCATGGCCTGCGCTTCAGTGGTAGCTACCTGTGCTGCATAAACACTCGGATGAATCCTTCGCTGTCTGATCATGTTGATGATATCCATCGCAGCAGCAACATTCTGGGTTCTGGCCAGGCATTCAGCTTTGATTAAATAAGTATCACTGGTGGTAAGGCCAGCGGTATTTACCGCAAAAATTGTAGCGGAATAGGAAAGTTTTGCATTCGCTAAACCGGTAATGGCAACAGCCTGCGCCGGAACGGGAAAATATGGTTTTACATATTCGTTCTGGATGTTTCCCGGCTCGTAAGCGGCAAGGGTTTCAAAGGTGGGTGCCAGCAATGTTGACGGGCCTTTGTTTGAGGCATAAAACAAATTATCTGCAGCTGTTACCGCAGGTTTTGCATACGCTGTAGTTCCAACCGGTGCAAATAAACGATCATCTATTGTTGTACTATTAATGGCCAAACTAGCGTTTGCAGCAGCTAAAGCACCCGCGTAATTCCGCATGGCCAAAAGCACCTGAGCC
Encoded proteins:
- a CDS encoding histone H1; this encodes MDKFKQVQEVIASVEADVAKFYDGGNGAAGTRVRKAMQDLKNLAQEIRAEVTEKKNSAK
- a CDS encoding helix-turn-helix domain-containing protein — encoded protein: MIKRKDLSGVIFSCFSAKSRVGEPFFKEHLLCYVLSREIETFDGSTYHTFKAGELFLYKRNTLGKFLKYPSNGLPYKSISFVLDRDFLMEYNVGRKSERREGNQVVKAIFPVPTDSLLTNFLHSLSVWFDETIPEALINLKKQEAVLLLLKNYPDLANVLFDYADPGKIDLEAFMNQNFKFNIAISQLAYLTGRSLATFKRDFEKKFHMSPHRWIKTRRLQEAYYLISKRGRRPNDIYIEVGFETLAHFSHAFKKHFGENPSALRIKKPGTS
- a CDS encoding aldehyde dehydrogenase family protein, with the translated sequence MNGLGTVVGNELTTHPDVAKVSFTGSTAVGKTIMKNGAETMKRVTLELGGKSAHIFLDDVDLNKAIPFALRAAFQNSGQACIAGTRLLIPESRADEIYGALKEAVSQIKVGPANHPDTFVAAVVTEKQYNRVQNYIKKGIEEGADLLIGGEGPPEGLENGYFVKPTVFINVKNSMTIAQEEIFGPVLSVVTYKTEEEAIEIANDSIYGLFGWISSANVERAKSVAERLETGGVMINEFANVFDYPGVPAGGFKQSGIGREFGRYGFEEYLQTQSIYGR
- a CDS encoding aldehyde dehydrogenase family protein; translation: MKFKQSEVMKTINHHYINGQFVQSKGKELLDLINPSNKMVIGQLTLGNEEDARDAIKAAKEAFKSWSKTSIEERSMYLQRLSDAILARMEEHLEVMMEEYGGRPIGVAKFSVQGAANAYLAAKSLLGEIEFFKDFSGATVTQKPLGVAALITPWNQDIFGMSIKIAPAIAAGCTVVIKPSELSGLQTQVFMECIDAAKLPAGVINICERSRHCGGE
- a CDS encoding AraC family transcriptional regulator, with product MKQESLEHFYRSAASVLDKSNEALLPKGINREIGHFNIFNLGEFVTRFKDNPSQMPYNRRGYYKVSLVTGRNRLEYADKVAMIDAHALVFATPRIPYHWVPLDEDQNGFFCIFTKEFLLQSKSGVVLDDLPLFKPGGYPVFDLTELQSTQLSDIFQKILEEIESNYLYKYDLIRNYLLELIHFGQKLQPITTYNHAHDAAARVSSLFIELLERQFPIDSQNQRLSLRSAQDFADRLSIHANHLNKLLKESTGKTTTQHIFGRIAQEAKILLKQTDWNIAEIAFSLGFEQPSHFSTFFKKLTSMTPIELRSDVRYSS
- a CDS encoding SDR family NAD(P)-dependent oxidoreductase, which gives rise to MIEDKRKQPENRKDEAVLITGAATGFGRLTMETLLKSGYRATGTMRDINGRNREHASALENLGGYVVEMDVTSDSSTQNGINEAITKMGKIDVVINNAGIGALGIQESFTSEDWKAVFDVNVFGVQRVNRAVLPHLKLRGSGLLLQIASCTGRLSIPFQGPYSPSKWAVEALAELYRVECSQLGIESCIIEPGGFPTAFLERLMRPGDPSRLESYGDVAQLPEGFFNGFQKAFAANPAQNPQLVADAVLSLIAMPYGKRPFRTVVDKMGLAEHLIPYNEHLEKITQSIYSIFGIGHLLEVKTTHP
- a CDS encoding TlpA disulfide reductase family protein, coding for MKVKTIIFCALTLLIKNFASAQIKADKRVVVFKGTTDTMYNGSTLVLYNKAMGAHDSVKVANGKFEIAVPYKGPTRYMFYSKYELKKKGGYAPYGILISEPGIIQINANMETLSNSVIKNAPENELYSAFTSAGNAGRQGIKDKLVAKFGPDVLKNLNQKNPSYDEILKYYKELNDENNKLEAERLKTFIKQHNDAFAAIYLLNNLVGNISAVNAQALYELLGQKYKESSYGKNIENTIEAMKITAIGKIAPDFEQTDTAGKLIKLSSLRGQYVLLDFWASWCIPCREENPNVVKAYNKFNQKGFTVLGVSLDQPGKKEAWLNAIKQDGLKWTNVSDLKFWNNAVVKLYGVQAVPQNFLLDKEGKIIAVNIKGEELASKLLEIFGM
- a CDS encoding TlpA family protein disulfide reductase; the protein is MKTSYFLILVLGFFGAQRSFGQQNEVLKSFTLVGRTNDKTLDSVSIIYINGQGKIIQESVAAIDGNFQIKGLISQPTFSNLVFKHKGEVIGKRDVELKRNAAYLNPGEMIITKVPPPNGYLEIANSPAQLDWKVLYEKTKAINKSIDSLNKLSGPAFHGDKNAGNDLKLKTALKSLKAKEAKISYRYFIANPASYVTADRVKYYTSTFGIDSIKQLYNKFSPELKASTEGKRLAAEIKSREVGLTGTTAFNFNVKDKDEKELSLSAMKGKYVLLDFWATWCVPCRASMPQMINLYKKYKDKNFVMIGIGDDDRNVPNWLAAIEKDGTNLWPQTLRGLNAQMFVKGIDNPRDLGQQYGVRALPTKILIDPNGKIIGRFDGQHSTDEEMEKMLAQLLNP